One region of Zingiber officinale cultivar Zhangliang chromosome 7B, Zo_v1.1, whole genome shotgun sequence genomic DNA includes:
- the LOC122004917 gene encoding ATP-dependent DNA helicase Q-like 1: protein MEVERARLLSLAYEFGFDEDAANQGLDRLLDLYGEDGTDFVTVEHCGDDFLAALADFNQDKEDWDDLQAIETEACGALSDIFIDTIPDEKEGNKIAGRVFSSNDNHSRLEVISQNDCNLSSGFKRNEVHTIEQPSKPRVYEDISNYGEVSSNVPGGIDLHAVQDGCETPSYEQLQSMDDISLANVVVFGNKTFRALQYQACKAAMQKKDCFVLMPTGGGKSLCYQLPAILHLGVTVVVCPLLSLIQDQITTLNVKYAIPATFLNSQQTASQASAVIQELRSCNPSCKLLYVTPERIAGNPSFMDTLQCLHQKELLASFVIDEAHCVSQWGHDFRADYRGLGCLKQNFPRVPIMALTATATQPVRQDILDTLRIRNALVLETSFDRPNLKYEVILKSKDSLKQLNQLIKDRFSNMSGIVYCLSKSECVEVSKYLTKCKIKTVHYHAGLAAHQRVAAQRKWQTGEAKVVCATIAFGMGIDKADVRFIIHHTLSKSIESYYQESGRAGRDNLPATCIIFYQKKDFSRVVCMLRNGEGSKRERFKTAMDQAKKMQGYCELKKECRRQTLLSHFGEAFNRNGCITGPSPCDNCSNSVQ from the exons ATGGAGGTGGAGAGAGCACGGCTTCTTAGTTTAGCGTACGAATTCGGTTTCGATGAAGATGCTGCAAATCAAGGCTTGGATCGCCTTCTCGATCTGTATG GGGAGGATGGTACAGATTTTGTTACCGTGGAGCATTGTGGTGATGATTTTCTTGCTGCGTTGGCTGATTTTAACCAAGACAAGGAAGACTGGGATGATCTGCAAGCTATTGAAACAGAAGCTTGTGGAGCTTTGAGCGACATATTCATTGATACAATTCCGGATGAAAAAGAAG GTAACAAAATTGCTGGGAGAGTTTTTTCATCAAACGATAATCATTCACGTTTAGAAGTCATAAGCCAGAATGATTGCAATCTTTCTTCTGGATTCAAGAGAAATGAAGTTCACACAATTGAACAACCCTCAAAACCAAGA GTGTATGAAGATATAAGCAACTATGGAGAAGTTTCATCAAATGTCCCTGGAGGGATAGACTTGCATGCAGTACAAGATGGATGTGAAACCCCAAGTTATGAACAACTGCAGTCTATGGATGATATTTCTTTGGCAAATGTTGTGGTTTTTGGTAACAAAACATTTCGTGCTCTGCAGTATCAGGCTTGCAAGGCGGCTATGCAGAAGAAAGATTGCTTTGTCCTTATGCCCACTGGCGGCGGTAAAAGTCTATGCTACCAG CTTCCGGCTATTCTTCATCTAGGAGTTACAGTTGTTGTCTGCCCCTTGCTGTCATTGATTCAAGATCAAATCACTACACTGAATGTCAAATATGCGATACCTGCGACCTTTCTGAACTCACAGCAAACTGCTTCACAAGCATCAGCTGTAATCCAAGAACTTAG AAGCTGTAATCCTTCATGCAAACTCCTGTATGTTACTCCTGAAAGAATTGCTGGGAATCCGTCTTTTATGGATACTCTTCAATGTTTACATCAAAAG GAATTACTTGCCAGTTTTGTTATAGACGAGGCACATTGTGTGAG CCAATGGGGGCATGATTTTCGGGCAGACTATAGAGGACTGGGATGTCTTAAACAAAATTTCCCTAGAGTCCCTATAATGGCATTAACTGCCACTGCAACTCAGCCTGTCCGTCAG GACATATTGGATACTTTAAGAATTCGTAATGCTTTAGTTCTTGAGACAAGCTTTGATAGACCTAACCTGAAGTATGAAGTGATACTTAAAAGCAAAGATTCATTAAAACAGCTTAACCAACTAATAAAAGATCGTTTCAGCAACATGTCTGGCATTGTCTATTGTCTTTCAAAAAGCGAATGTGTTGAAGTATCCAAATATTTAACAAAATGCAAGATTAAAACAGTGCACTACCATGCTGGCTTGGCAGCTCATCAGAGAGTTGCTGCTCAGAGGAAATGGCAAACAGGAGAAGCTAAAGTTGTCTGTGCCACTATTGCATTTGGCATGGGCATAGATAAAGCAGATGTA CGTTTTATAATCCACCATACCTTGTCAAAATCAATCGAAAGTTACTACCAAGAATCTGGAAGGGCCGGAAGAGATAATCTTCCAGCAACATGCATTATTTTCTACCAAAAGAAAGACTTCAGTCGAGTTGTTTGCATGCTACGGAACGGAGAAGGTTCTAAAAGGGAGAGGTTTAAGACAGCAATGGATCAAGCAAAGAAAATGCAAGGATACTGTGAACTTAAG AAGGAATGTAGGAGGCAGACGCTTTTAAGTCATTTTGGAGAAGCATTCAACAGGAATGGCTGTATAACTGGTCCCAGTCCCTGCGATAACTGTTCAAACTCTGTTCAGTGA
- the LOC122004916 gene encoding protein DEHYDRATION-INDUCED 19 homolog 2-like — MVTHITTEHASIFKIQRRRRLRKGYLGSYSTHSLLRKDLHEDNLHSLLGDSIGTSNAAPDPLLSSFMFNVPVVDTSDEQPEPLAEETSAGKVSDEKLVESATPSHSDKNLEESARRSEFVRQLVLSTMFDDDDA, encoded by the exons ATGGTTACTCACATAACAACTGAACATGCAAGTATTTTTAAG ATACAGCGTAGAAGGAGATTACGCAAAGGTTATTTAGGATCTTACTCTACACATTCTCTGCTTAGAAAGGATTTACATGAAGACAATCTTCATTCACTTTTGGGAGATTCTATTGGTACCTCCAATGCTGCACCTGACCCGTTGTTATCATCATTCATGTTTAATGTACCTGTGGTAGATACATCAGATGAACAACCTGAACCCCTGGCTGAAGAAACTTCTGCAGGCAAAGTTTCAGATGAGAAATTGGTTGAGAG CGCCACGCCATCTCACTCGGACAAAAACCTGGAGGAGAGTGCTCGGAGGAGTGAGTTCGTGAGGCAGCTAGTCCTCTCCACAATGTTTGACGATGATGATGCATGA
- the LOC122007386 gene encoding uncharacterized protein LOC122007386 encodes MALGCEFLLLEMDTIVSAARDRHRYICSSKSGITSQFGSFSPSSSFRGMNCRAFNSDVAFMQSLPNKYFTIDGFSEAKSPSYSPQTSKKSKRSTPIPINRKPAPKEAAFTTDIFHSELCAGPAYTKYAPKGSPCTTDLSRSELWAGPAYTNSPPPSSLPIPKFSLRVRRSVSLELPLSKSDFVLQPLSKSAPLSPARESASSASGFFCHNDIATETLRRILHLDIIDD; translated from the coding sequence ATGGCTTTAGGTTGTGAGTTTCTTCTTCTGGAGATGGATACAATTGTTTCCGCTGCTCGCGATCGCCACCGGTACATCTGCAGCAGTAAGTCAGGGATCACAAGTCAGTTTGGTTCCTTCTCGCCTTCGAGTAGCTTCCGAGGGATGAACTGTCGAGCCTTCAATTCTGATGTCGCTTTTATGCAATCACTTCCCAATAAGTATTTCACGATTGATGGCTTTTCGGAAGCCAAATCTCCTTCCTATTCGCCACAGACGTCAAAGAAAAGCAAGAGGAGCACACCGATACCCATAAACCGCAAACCTGCTCCTAAAGAGGCCGCTTTTACCACTGATATTTTTCACTCCGAGCTTTGTGCTGGACCTGCCTACACAAAATATGCTCCTAAAGGTTCCCCTTGCACAACTGATCTTTCTCGCTCTGAACTTTGGGCAGGACCTGCCTACACAAACTCGCCTCCACCTAGTTCTTTGCCGATTCCTAAATTCTCCCTTAGAGTGAGGCGCAGCGTGTCTCTCGAGCTTCCACTTTCAAAATCTGATTTTGTTCTTCAACCTTTATCGAAATCAGCTCCATTGTCTCCTGCTAGAGAGTCGGCATCCTCCGCCAGTGGCTTCTTTTGTCACAATGATATTGCCACGGAGACCTTAAGACGGATTCTCCACTTGGATATTATTGATGACTAA